The DNA segment TCTGAATTGgcattttgatacatttacacAGACTATTGTTTGAAAGGGCTGGGTATCGATCAACATTTTTTTATACTAATGCCTTGACTTCAATAACGGTTCTTAAACaatccttttttaaaaaaaattacattacctTTAAAAAACTTGGTttaattttttcagtttgttcacGTTTTTACAGATAGAATCAAACAAATAATCATCTCCTGAGCCACTGCAAATAGTCAGTGCAAATagttttaataaagtttaaatagtTTTCAGTGCAAAATTTACAGTTTCAAGTTGGTATGTTAGGTTCATTGCTGCATACTTAAGACCTTAAACCACTCAtcagttcttaaaaaaattagcatgttGCATGTTTTCAGGAGACAAACAAGCATTGATGAAATGTAGGCACACTTTTGAGCTTTACTACATCTTTTAGACTATGTTTACACTACAGTGTTTTTGAATCAAAACATATAGCTTAGACAGAATTACAATTTCTATTAACTTCACAAAGATGATCTGATGAGCATTAGCATGATCACACATGATCTGATGAGCGTTAGCTGCAGCACTGTTTTGGGATGATTTCTCTTCCGCGATGGCTGTTATGACTCAGAGGAAGCTCATTCGCTGCTCAAATGTCAATCATATTTTGAATTCATAACCTGCCCAGTCTCCGGGAATGACTACACTTTCGCCTTCAGTTCTATACATAAGAAACccagaaaaacatttttacagatgaATCATGAAGCTAATAAACACATGATTACAGCAGTATTTAATTTGAATGTGATTTTCCTGAGATTCTGCCTATTTTCATAACATTAAAGTGTGTTTACATGAGAAATGCTAAGCAGGTGTAGCAATTAGCCTGATATAAAAGGCTACAAATAACATATTTCAGCAACATTATATGACAAATTAGATTGCAAtcggaagttattacaaacattcTATggtggtttaaagtgagttttgaataaaaacaaagtataaaTCTTATAAATTGTATTATGTAGCATGATGCTACAGTGAGCATGAATGGTCACATGTGTTTTCCGTTGTGAAATGTGAAACGAGGatcgtttttattttaaaatgccattttaaaacGAAAACAAACAAGTGTAAATGTAGCCTTACATCTATGGGGGTTGGGATGCTTAAGGTGTGTTCACGCCATATCGTAATTACGAGATACCAACTTATAAAAAGTGTTCACGTCCCCGTAAAATTCATAATTACAACTTGTTAACTGGGTGTTTTCTGAAAGCTGCAACTTGTACCACATCAGATTCATTAGGTGCTATTTTTAGGCATTGATAGTGTGATAGTTTTGAAGAATGTGAACAGCTCCAAGAATGTCACTTGTTGTATtatcaaaattacagtaattacAACATAGCGTGAATGCAGCATTACACACTACAGCCTCACATGTAAGCCACGTCTTCAACCTAAACTAGCATTTTTCTTGATGCCTCATGCTGTATGCTTATTGGCTGTGTTGTTGTCTCATGTTGACAATATTAACCCCTTAGCTATAGAAATTTGGTATTGACAAGACATATTTCGATACTCGATTGTACCAAAGCAATTCAGTTGGTTCCTAAAAAGTATCAGACACGATGCCCAGCCCtactgtttaatgcaggacatgaatgcatttaacctgtaATTTGatgttttgggggggggggctaaaAAAAATAGCCTTTGTCAGCAGGTGGTGGCAAATCACAGTCGttcatactgatattaactatatcaaatggtatatatataaaagatataaaaGTTATACAGGGGCATTTTTGCACCCTTAAATTGAATTTAGGGggaattgtaaatgtattttaatccaAATGTGAACTCTAAATGCGTACAAGCAGTAGTCTAACTTCATCACTGTATGCATGCactctctttgtgttttgtttggtttttgcgaTATACTCGATGTCAAATTGCATATCATTAAACAACAATTATGCTAATATCACAGACGATATATATTGGACACccctatatatttataaattatcagcatataatttttatgattataCACCTTtggttatttatacattttgtctgAATATTTCTTTCCTCCAGATCTAAAATGGGTTCAAGTTAACAGTGCAGAGGAAGCATTAAAAGTTGTGAAAATTGGAAGGAAAAATCAAAGTTCTTCATCCACCAAGCTCAACAATGTCTCTAGCAGAAGGTGCTTCATTTTAAAACAGTTTAGCGTTTATATTTAACTTGATAATTTTATTACGTTTTGAAATTAAATAACATACGTTTTCTCTATAGCCACAGTATATTTTCCATTCGGATCTTGCGGATTGAAGATGTGGGTGTTCCTCGAGTTCAGACAATTAGCGAGTAGGTGACCTCAGTTCCAGTGTGTTTTAACATGGAAtcattgatttattaattaattaatttttattttcaaaggTTGTCATTATGTGATTTGGCTGGATCTGAGCGATGTGCAAAGACTCAGAACCAAGGAGACCGCTTAAAAGAAGCTGGAAACATCAACACATCCTTGTTAACGCTAGGGAAATGCATCAATGCTCTGAGGCTCAACCAAATGCAACCCAAGTGAGAAAATGTTAATTTGTAGGCTGCATTAGTAGCATTTATGTTCCATTTCATTGGTCCTTTAAATGTCCTATTGATATTGGAACTCAACTCATATGTTTTTTTGCACAGGATTCATCAGCACATCCCCTTCAGAGAGAGCAAGCTGACACATTATTTTCAGAGTTTTTTCTGTGGCCGTGGTAAAGCTTGCATGATCATTAACATAAACCAATGTGCCTCAGTGTACGATGAAACCCTGAATGTCCTCAAGTTCTCAGCATTGGCTCAGAAGGTTTGCAGGAACCATTATTTGATATTGAATTATCAGGCATTTTTACTCTgttcgttatttatttattttgatcttttaCATTTTGCCTTTATAGGTGGTGGTCCTCAACCCTAAACCAGCTCCTAGTATTGCGGTCAAGAGATCTGACAGAGGTGTGTCCACGATAATCAGTAATGCTGACAAGAAGGATTGGACAAGGAGAAGCTCGTTCATGGGCTGGGAGATGAACTTAGAGGAGGACAATGTGCACGAGGACAAAGATGATGAAGAAATGGGTGAGGAGGATAATGAGAGCATGGAGGACAACATTGTCCTAGATACTGTGGAAAGTCAAAAGCTGTTTGAGGTATTTTCAGTTTTAAGGAATGCATGTTTTGGTTTTCAATGACTATATGATATGCTAATATGATACATTCGACGCAGCATCAGCTCAATGAGAAGCTGTCCAACGAGGAGTCTGAAAAATTAACTATGGAATCTCGTATGCATATGCGTGAGGAAGTCATGGAGTTGTTTTTTAACATGGAAAAAGACAAGTAAGTCAAACACTGTGTTTTACAGATCATAGTGGTCGACTGATGTACAGCCTGGCAGTTGGGGAATATTATTGTGCAAATTGCGTTCAGCTAGTGTTGCACAGTATGCTGGTACTAAAAAGGTATCGCGATACCCTGCTTTTAAAAATTGTATGATTCCAGATTTTACTAGTACTGGTACTTTAAGAATGACAGCTTTTTAATAAGAACCATATTTCCTGCTTTGTATCAACATGCGACAGCAGGACAGTGTGTGTTCAGCACTCTGCTTCAGCTCCCTGCATGAAAACTTATTTATCCGCCCAAAACAGTACTGCTTAAAGTTATCGACCATTTaggggccctataatacacccggcgcaatgcgaagcagcgcaagtgtgtttgctagtttcagtccggcgccgttcgcattttcctgtccagcgccacgtcgtttaattagcaaatgcatgtGCACTCGTTTTtgcgcccatgggtgtgctggtctaaaaaaagaggtgtgttcagacggattgctggcgcaatgctattttaaggagctgaaaatagactgcaccatagacctgctcaaacctggtctaaagtctggcacaatgttttttctttgttatttaaagagcgtacacactgcttattaaacacagggacgcacagcagcacacaaacatgccaaatattaaaaattaaaggattgcaatggataaaatttttttgtaggctaattaaaaaaataaaaaaaaaataaaaaaaaatatatatatatatacatatatatatatatatatatatatatatatatatatatataaatggatagtcattgcttgtatcagaattaggctatttgctcgcacacgagcagctccgtttcatctcggagacgcattctgtctttgcgcttgccaaattccgccgtgtaaatagcaaatccgtcatggcagtAGCggaactggctcttaaagggaatggaagatgagactcggattggtttattgcatgttacacCCAAAAaccacccattactcattaagagaatagggacaacccgtttagaccatgtgcccaggtgcgccaaccgtttttccatTGTTATTACACACCCAAAGTGCATGCACGGAAGTCCTCTCTCTTAAGATCGCAAATTGAGATCTCTTTCAGCAATTACTGCTCTTCAGtgatcaaatacacacacaactaTGTTAAAACGCTGAAATGAATGTAAAAGTTGAGAAAGAAAATGCGCGTGTATCAATAAATTGGGTGCATGCAGCTCTTAAAAGTGACAGCAGACTAATATTCGTGCTGCTGTCTATCTCCACAATGTtaatcaagaaaaaaagaaaattactcaCTAATTTTGACTAACTTTActagctttaataaggataaaTGTATGAACGTTTCATtcatacagtgaagactatgcagtgctttactattacattttgattgctttattcaatttctgtatcaTCTCTTTCTTGAATGCTATTGTTAAATAGACctaaaaacactgtttatttcatttgtgtctttgttttattgtatttgtccttttgtttcttacttgcatctttgtttttattattaataacaaaaaattattatatcaTGATATAAAttgttattgtgaaataaaattacttcTAGGCTTGAATAATATTTTGGACATATTTCCTAGCTCATGCCCTTAGCTAACTTACTAATGTTGCAAAGATCTTGCATAATTCTTTTAGTGAATCAGACACTATGACTATGTTGATGAGCGCTTTTAAATTTTcgtgtttatttaaaatgcactcatatattttgctttttttaatgttttagtaaaCGTCTCCAAAGACAGAAAGAAATTGTTGAGGAAAGAAGGCTAGAGAGACAGAAGAATCTGGTCAACAGAACTATTGGTGAAATGGCCACTGTTTGCACTGACGGGAATGCTGCAAAGGTATTTCCAGAGGGCTTCATctaatcagaaaaataaataggGACAAAATGAAGTGCCATGTGTGTTTGCTGTTAAAAGCCTGTTTGAATATAAGTCTTATTTTGGTTGAGGGACTGGTCCTTTTTAGCTTCATTATAATCCTCAAACCTGATGGACCTAATTAAGTGGGTTTTAATAGTTAATGACAGGATTTTATGACTGTAGATAGATGTGTATAGATCTAGATGCATTTTATATGTACAAAAGTAGGGAATTCTACCATATCTGTATCAAGGCACACATTTAACACAATGACACtgaaattacattgaaaaatatatattttttttcttctctgcatCCTTCTAGGAGGATAAAATTGAGCATTTGGACAGCATGATCAAGGCATTGAGAGATGATCTAGCTAAGATAAAGGGAGATGCAGAGTCAGTACAGATTTGCCTGACAAATGTCCCTGAATCATCCAGAACAATCAGTGATTTGAGGACACAGctggaggagatgagagaggagCTTATTAAAAGCCAACAACTTCTCAGTCTTAAAACTATAGGTGTGTTCGGTTACCACAAAGGGGGGAAAATGACAGTGTTTTATGATATATGTCTAATTATATAATCTCTTTTCAGAGTTGGAAGCAATGTGTGTTCAAATGCAGGAATTAGATTACCAACTTCTCCAAGCAAATAGAGTAACCTGAACTAAAGTTTTCTTTTAAACATCTGAGGTTATTGACAGTAAATTGTTTACATGGGCTCCCTGGCTTCTGTTGTGTTGATCTTTGTTTGTTTGCCTTTTTTAGAATTATGAAAACAAGAAACTGAGATGTCAGGAACTTATGTCAGTCTGTCAGGAGAAAAATGGCAGGATCTCAACATTACAGACTGTTTTGGATCAAAATGTGGAGGCAGCTGCTAAAGATGTAAGTTTATATTACTGTGCGAAAGTAGTTTTTCCAAGTAGTTTTCAGCTTATGATGACCAAGGCTTTATTTATGTGATAAAATACAGtacaacagtaatattatgaaatattattacaattgtaggtaactattttctttttttattgttaaaattttattgattattatttaaacaaaaattttaCCCCAGCAAAAACTAGTATCACAACTAATAAAGGGcaaacattattaaagacaattaaagtaataaaatatggagaaaaaaaacactaattacaagcatagataaaataaaacaaagctacAAATAAAgtaagctctaacattagtttttaggcacaaatgtaaaatgtaagaAATGTAATTAAGTGTCAAATAACACTGCTTAgtgttcactgtataaattaaatatagattaatctttgttaaagctgtgttttgatttttgattaacattaaggacacaGAGAGGTTTTTATAGGCTCTAGTCCCTTTAAGAGCAAGTGCATGGAACCAGAACACATCCACACAACACATTTCTTCAGGGCTTGAATTTTGGCATGGGATTGCACGTAATTCTAATGCAGGTTCAGTGCTTGTACTATGGGAAATTCCGGCAAATAGTGGAAAAAAGACGCTTGGGTCAGATGACGGAATGCATTATTTTGCATGTGCCTTTTGAGTCTTACAATTTGTAACATTCATGTGCTTaattcagtatttgcatgctttctGTGAAAACCCTCACACCCAAAATCCACAGATGCAGTTCATAGGGGACATATTgtaatctacaattttcatagtcttgaaaataaagaaaactctttgaatgagaaggtgtgtccaaacttttggtctgtactgtataaacatgtgtgtatttatatatatatgtgtgtgtgtgtgtgtgtgtgtgtgtgtgtgtgtgtgtatatatatatatatatatatatatatatatatatatatatatatatatatatatatatatatatatacacaatatgatTTTTATGGAGTGCAAAGTTTGAGGTACAGAAGCAGATTACATACAAAAGAGTAAATACAAGGTGCAACAGAGGAGTTATaaacacagaaatgcattatACAGAATAAGGCCACATTCAATGGCATACAATGGCATTATGAGGTAGAAATGCACAGGAATGTGCAAAACAGGAGGCGTAGTAATAAACATTGTAAACGTGCAGTGGGGACAGGttattgtacagtttttttttctttctttttttaatacacatttgTATACATGGTCATAATGGGGTGTAGTGTTCGGTTTAGAGTTCTGTAGGCTAACAGCTGAGTAGGGATGCCTGGTATTATTGGTACATTATTGGAATCggcttaaaatataaacattcagcataagctcatttaaaaaaaacaaagcattttttatacattaaaataaataaacatttaatatacagatttattaatatgcaatatattttttcaaatggaCTATGACAACTTAAATTCAAGGAGTTCTAAAAGATTTTTAGAATTTGTACTGCTCTTCTGCATTAgacacaaataaaatgttaaggtaaaaaaaaaaaacagaagaggttaattttattatagttattttcaaagctttcaatatattaattaaaagtttattaGTTCTAAGATATAAGTTTTTGCTCAAACCTaacaaaaattcaaaatgatttgtttataatttCTGCACAGGAGAGAGTTGGTGTTGTTTCAAAACAAAAGGAAACATATCGGCTAACGAGCCAAAATGTTGTCGGATATCAGCGAAAAtctaatattgtgcatccctacagCTGAGGGAAAGAAACTGTTCCTGAGTCTGCTGGTGTTCTAGTGAAAGACTCCTATAACATCTCCCAGGTGGGAGTGGAGTAAACAGTTTGTGGCTGGGGTGAGATGAGTATTTGATAATGTTTCTCAACTTCTTTAGGCAGCGTTTGTGGTGAATGTCTTTGATGGAGAGTAGCTGAACACCTGTGATGtattgggcagttttcaccacttGCAGAAGGGCTTTCTGGTCTGAGACAGGGCAGTTGCCGTACCACACTGATGCAGTTTGATAGGATGCTCTCAATAGTGCAGTGGTAAAATTTCAACATGATGTGGGGTGACAGATGAGCTTTCCTTACAGTCCTAAGGACAAAAAGGTGCTGATATGCCTTTTTGATAAGAGTGGGAGGTATTGAGGGTCCAGGAAAGATCCTCAGAGATATGAAAACCAAGTTACGTGATGGAGATTAAGAGTGGTGATCTACAAGTGAGACTGATTGAAAATTAATTTTGCCATCAACTTATttaatttcaaacctgtatactgttagttgtgtgtgtgtgtgtgtgtgtgtgtgtgtgtgtgtgtgtgtgtgtgtgtgtgtgtgtgtgtgtgtgtgtgtgtgtgtgtgtgtgtgtgtgtgtgtgtgtgtgtgtgtgtgtgtgtgtgtgtgtgtgaacacagaaGGAGAATTTAAGTATCTTGCCACAAATCAATTTTTCAGCAAACAAAGGTTTATCATGATGAATTTAGCAAAAATCCAAAAAGGACTTGTATTGGGCTCATGAAAGTAGCTCATAGTAGGCTTATTTTACTTACATACATTTTGTTATACATTTGGACTgtaatgatgttttttttctttccaatgtACAGCAGGCcttaaataataatatcaaacaAGAAATCCTAAATTTCAGAAACAACTGTAAGTGTGGGCTGAATGAAGATGGTGAACCTAGAGGGGAGGAAATGACAAGTCAAGAAACTCAACAGCTTCTGCAAGAACTGAACATAAAAGATGAACAGCTGAATGAACTTAAACTTGAGCGCTGTTCACTTGAGAAAAAAGTGTGTGATCTCGCTGATAGATTGGCAGAGCAGACTCATGCACATGAAGCTACTGTGGCGATGGAGAGAGCAGAAGTCAACAAAGTCACAACTGAGAACCAGGTTCTTGCCAATGAGCTACATGTACTGCAGCAGTCGGCCAGTGAGATGAGCTCGAAACTCAAAACTCTCCAGACGGAATTGAGTACTCAGACAAAGATTGCAAATGAGCTTTCAGAAGAACTCGATGCAGCCAAAACTTTGATTAAGGAACATCGAGCAGAGTATTGCAGTCAGTCCAAATCTACTGAATCCTTAATGATGGAGGCAGATCATTTGCGTCAGGAACTCAGTGCCCGCCAGCTCTCACATGACAAAATACAGGCTGAATTTGAGAGGATGGTGGAATTGTCTCATAAGAAGAGCCGACGGATCAATGACCTGGAGCAAGAGGTCAGCCAGACCAGAACAAAGATGTGCCAGCTGGAGGAGCTCTGCAGTCGGCTTAAATATGAGCGTGATGCACAGGACAAACTCATTAAACTGAACCAGCACGAGGAGCTTCAGAACATAGTGAGATTAATTGTTGAGACTGAGATCTTTGAGGTAAGAGAGAAGGCCAAGAGGAAAATAACTGCGATGGAGAAAGATCTGGCTCATAAAGACGCAGAAATAGAGACCAAAGCCCAAGAGCTTTCGAAGTAAGTTTTTCATTTCTCATCCAAACTTTCTGGTAACTTAAGAAGTAGGTCCTTGTTTTGGTTGAGTCAGTGTCTTGCTTTATATTCACTAGATCTTACTACTCATTCTTTTCAACTGTTTATTTGCAGTTGGTTTTAATGATCTCTTGTTCTTTTTATAGGGTGAGTGAGCTTGTGGACGATGGACGAAATAAAATCCAGACCTTGAGTTATGATTTGCAGCAGGTGCAGAGGGAGCGAGCTGATGTCAGAGATCAATTATGTGAGGCTAACATTCAGAAAGAGCAGTTAGAGAAACAGGTGGGAAAAAAATCACTGCTTTTTTCCTTTGTCAgtgtttttaacagtttttttttaaacaatctttttttctcatcAGATCTTGATCttaagtgaagaaaacaaaatgttTCAGCAGAGGCTATGTGAAGCAAATGAGATGAGGGATCAGGCTGGACACAGTTTGAGCTGTACAGAGCAATCTGTTGACCCACAGCAGACTGTGAGTGCTGCTCTTTCTCTCAGCTTTGTTCAGTTTGTTATGTTATCAGGTATTAAATGCTCGATTATTCTACATCTTTTCACTCACTCACAGGTGAAGTCTAACCATGTCATAGGAGAAGAAAGCTTACAGCCTTTCCAAACAACCTGTCAAGGTAACCTATTTATCTTTTCATTTAAACCTTTTTCCCACAGTACAAACTAAATCGGCTTACGTTTTGTCCTTAGTAAGATTGATTTTGTTTGCAGATCTTTTGGCAGAGCAGAAGCTGTTTGAGGAGACGTGTGGTAATTTAAATAAGTGCACACAGACAGATGAGGAGGAATTGCTGGAGGCCAGATTGAATGAGATTAAATCCATAACTGAAGGTGGCTGAGTCTGTTCTAATTGTAATTCATATAAATCTCTGCTAGACAACATACTGTAAGAAATCAGCAAGATTCAGTTTGGGGAATTCAAAACATACAGTTACTTCAATGGCAAGTAGATACAAGAATAAAAAGATGCCAGACTTTCACTAACTTTACAGTGTTCATTTATTAGTCAGATTAATctaatatgttaatattaattaaacagtAGTATTGACTTTTCAGTtccctatttttaatttaaatgtatcacTTATGACTAATAAATGATTaaacataataattatatttagatttttccatttctcatttaaatgtattaatttatatgaacacattttaattatatttcctaCATTTAATCCTAATCAAACAGCAATATTTACAAGGAAAATGCTTTTAATTTAATCCTTTGTTCTTAACTGAccgtttacttaaattaaattgtttttgttaatatatacactactattttgtgtttttttttcttttgggtggggggtaatgcttttatttagcaagaattcaTTAAATTGAACAGAATTtgcagtaaatacatttagaatgttacaaaagattcccttttaaaataaatgctgttcttttttttctattcatcaaagaatcttgaaaaatttcctaaaaaatattaagcagtgcaacaaatttgacaacattgataataaaacaaTTGACCACCAATCAGCATATTCGAACAATTTCTTAAGTATTATGTGATAATGAAGACTAATAATCTAATGAAATTTTGGTGTCATGGTAACACTGCTTCTGTTACACTGTTCAGTACATCTCTAACACCTGTAAATGAAGCTAAGCTCAGACATCTTTGTTCTTCTCAGATCTTGCACAGCTGCAGGAGATGTATCAGAAACCAAATGTTGGTGTCTCAGTTGAACCTCAGCAGGATGAACAGAGAGCTTGCAGACCGGCAGAAAACAGAAAGGTAAGAACCTGGAAGTCTTTGATCCCTCCAACTTTTCCTCAACGTGGTTTTGCcagcagtaaatatatatatatttcagcctAATGAGGAGCTGGCAGATGATAAGCAGGAAAAGGAGCTGGATGGAGCAGCCAAGGGGAAAGTGGCTCTGGCAGCAAGGCAACTAGAGGGTGACCAACAGGACAGCCTGCAGCTGGAGCTGGTAATAGGATCAGCTtaccatctctctctccctgcctcattattttctttttcacagACTTGAGGGCAGGATTTAGCTCCGAGTAGAAATTTATTTACGCAGCAGGTTTCTGAGTAAATATCATTTTTTTGGTCCGAGTGACCTGCCAACAGGAGGAATGACAGGACTACAGCAGGACAGTAATATCACTGCAGAAAAGTGGACTGTGCAAAACTCTATTTTCTTGAACCACTAGTCAACTAGCGCAGGTAGGATCATATAAGATGTTTTGCATGCAAAAGCATGATGCAGTGGAGCAGGATGTAGAGGTCTCAGGCACGATTTTAAAAAGTCAGACTATTTCTATTTGACATGCCACCTTAGTGCAAGGTATGTTACAAGTTCAGTGATGTCCATCTAAATAGTGTTTTAAACAGCATTCATTTCATGATGCATCTTCTTCATCTGCATTTTACTAAGCACTACTATGGGATCAGAATCCCACCAATtgtattgcagtcacagatcaaaaaataataagcataaattaaacatttagaaaCACATGTCAAATAATAACACACAAAACCGAAAAAcaagtgcatttttttaaaaaataaacaatgcggtaatggataaaaaaaaataataagcttgaatcaaaaatgtaaacacgtttaaaattatattgtgcaaaactgaaacatgaaatAAAGATTTTCCAAATCGTGaactggatatcactaaactgcagtgaacgtgctcacaataGGCGGGTCTATGTGCtaatacagtagcctacatcagGCAGGACATCCAAAAGCCCACCTATCATTCATAGACCTCGAATATAGCTTTTCATCTAAAAGATGTATGTAGTAACAACTTTACATGGCCGTTCGATCTAATGTTAACCTACAGAAATGTGCGCTATTGAAGTGTGTGTGGAAACTGAACCGCAGCACGCTCacagcaggacagatggaggcatacagataaaagtaataaatCTTTCGAATCCGTAGGCCTATATgcttatttgtgtgcactcagaataacAACGAAATGttgtgcttctgtaaaataaagcaaacaaaatgcGGTTTCTGCTGTCTTTGTCATGTGAACTTGAGCGAGAAACTTTGAAACTCcgtgtatgaaaaataaatatatagagtGCAATGTCtacattcaaatgaaaaaaaaaattaaaaatagaaaacgtgtgttagcatggatgatttacattaaatttaatgTGTGTTCAATGCCCAATGTGCATTGTTTAAGATGGCTTTTCtgttcaataaaataacaaaaaaaaactatattttgaatttttatttaactaaagtgggcatgctgtgatctgtgcaggttttttttttttttttttttttttttttttttactgaaactgACAGATtccggccaaaaaaaaaaaaaaaaaatacaaaatggga comes from the Carassius carassius chromosome 39, fCarCar2.1, whole genome shotgun sequence genome and includes:
- the LOC132121375 gene encoding kinesin-like protein KIF20B isoform X1; translation: MMESCLNLKPEKVGIVTAEDIRKDLSSYFSKLSKDTVMQEKEHLQVYLRVRPFTTSERAEGESQECISIEPPDTVILKAHKASLTARHSERFGSQQAQRFQFSQVYGPDTTQREIFDGTTKSLVKDVLDGGNSLIFTYGVTNAGKTFTFLGPDSDCGILPRSLDVIFKSIEGRIYSQNSIKPHRCVDFIELTKEQQDEEATDKRNLLQRFKDIDPRKTLSSMSSSSFSLFESSTFSDTNRDSVCLDDTSNVKFSVWVSFCEIYNENIHDLLDVVPNGSHRRNVLRLAQDEGNAFVKDLKWVQVNSAEEALKVVKIGRKNQSSSSTKLNNVSSRSHSIFSIRILRIEDVGVPRVQTISELSLCDLAGSERCAKTQNQGDRLKEAGNINTSLLTLGKCINALRLNQMQPKIHQHIPFRESKLTHYFQSFFCGRGKACMIININQCASVYDETLNVLKFSALAQKVVVLNPKPAPSIAVKRSDRGVSTIISNADKKDWTRRSSFMGWEMNLEEDNVHEDKDDEEMGEEDNESMEDNIVLDTVESQKLFEHQLNEKLSNEESEKLTMESRMHMREEVMELFFNMEKDNKRLQRQKEIVEERRLERQKNLVNRTIGEMATVCTDGNAAKEDKIEHLDSMIKALRDDLAKIKGDAESVQICLTNVPESSRTISDLRTQLEEMREELIKSQQLLSLKTIELEAMCVQMQELDYQLLQANRNYENKKLRCQELMSVCQEKNGRISTLQTVLDQNVEAAAKDALNNNIKQEILNFRNNCKCGLNEDGEPRGEEMTSQETQQLLQELNIKDEQLNELKLERCSLEKKVCDLADRLAEQTHAHEATVAMERAEVNKVTTENQVLANELHVLQQSASEMSSKLKTLQTELSTQTKIANELSEELDAAKTLIKEHRAEYCSQSKSTESLMMEADHLRQELSARQLSHDKIQAEFERMVELSHKKSRRINDLEQEVSQTRTKMCQLEELCSRLKYERDAQDKLIKLNQHEELQNIVRLIVETEIFEVREKAKRKITAMEKDLAHKDAEIETKAQELSKVSELVDDGRNKIQTLSYDLQQVQRERADVRDQLCEANIQKEQLEKQILILSEENKMFQQRLCEANEMRDQAGHSLSCTEQSVDPQQTVKSNHVIGEESLQPFQTTCQDLLAEQKLFEETCGNLNKCTQTDEEELLEARLNEIKSITEDLAQLQEMYQKPNVGVSVEPQQDEQRACRPAENRKPNEELADDKQEKELDGAAKGKVALAARQLEGDQQDSLQLELEILKQKLAEKQDTTVKLQREKDDLAVSCKAVTQKVDHPKQTSKQVALLDNSTLSKKSLREESFTKTGLKFTITPLKPDQMNVRKPGEEKPVRKKLRSTARKRKSPELESSVESENRKTQRLKVNNRENIQFIETPVVQGKKVTRLKQKDSVSLKGKKDRALNKIGDFIQSSPTIFGSKAKKIMSMVNVKSPKLNPSENNKPKISKRKLFKFSSPLDIPSHPIIGSSDDDQDSSHFIIKRKLRTRTAKSKCKH